In Pseudomonas sp. p1(2021b), the genomic window CCTTGATGTTGAAGCTGTCACCGTTCTCCTTGAGGATCAACGGCAGCAGGTCCTTGGCCAGGAGGATCCCGAGCACATCGTCATGGCTCTCGCCGATCACCGGGTAGCGCGAGTGCGCGGCGTCGATCACCGCCGGCAGGAATTCGCGTGGCGACTGGCTGGCCTTGATGCTGATCATCTGCGAGCGCGGCACCATGATGTCGCGCACCTGCAGGTCGGCGACCTGGATGGCGCCTTCGACGATGGTCAGCGCTTCGCTGTCTAGCAGCTTGTTCTGATGGGCTTCGCGCAGCAGCTCGAGGAGCTCCTGGCGGTTTTTCGGCTCATGGACAAAAGCCTGGGTCAGTTTACCCAGCCAGGACTTCTGCCCATTGCTCGATCGGTCTTCGCTCATGGCGGTTACTCGTGATCCTTTGTCGCGGGAGGCGTGATTTCGTCATCGGCGTACGGGTCGGGATGACCCAGTTCCGCCAGCAAGGTTCGTTCCAGGGCTTCCATTTCCTCGGCTTCGTCATCTTCGATGTGGTCGTAGCCGAGCAGGTGCAGGCAGCCGTGGATGACTAGGTGCGCCCAGTGCGCCTCGAGGGCCTTGCCCTGTTCGGCAGCTTCGCGCTCGACCACCGGCACGCAGATGACCAGGTCGCCCAGCAGCGGGATATCGAGCAGCTCGTCGGGGACATCGGCCGGGAACGACAGCACGTTGGTCGCGTAGTCCTTGTGCCGGTAGGTGTGGTTGAGCGCGCGGCCTTCGGCCTCGTCGACCAGGCGAATGGTCATTTCCGAGTCGGCACTGCGCTGGCGCAGGGCCAGCTCGCACCAGCGGCGGAAGGCGGCGTCATCAGGGGCAGCGGCATCCGTGGCCCGTTGCAGGTCGAGTTCAAGCATCTTGGGCGGGTGCCTCGGGCTTGGCCTGGCGGGCGTCGAAGCGGTCGTAGGCTTCGACGATGCGTTGCACCAAGGGGTGGCGAACCACGTCCTTGGGCTGGAAGTGGGTGAAGCTGATGCCCGGCACGTCCTTGAGCACCTCAATCACATGGGCCAGGCCCGACTTGGTGCCACGTGGCAGGTCGACCTGGGTGATGTCGCCGGTGATCACCGCGGTCGAGCCGAAGCCGATGCGGGTGAGGAACATCTTCATCTGCTCGAGGGTGGTGTTCTGGCTTTCGTCGAGGATGATGAAGCTGTTGTTCAGGGTGCGGCCGCGCATGTAGGCCAGCGGAGCGATCTCGATCACCTGGCGTTCGATCAGCTTGGCCACATGTTCGAAGCCGAGCATCTCGTAGAGGGCGTCGTACAGCGGGCGCAGGTACGGGTCGATCTTCTGGGCCAGGTCGCCAGGCAGGAAGCCGAGCTTCTCGCCCGCCTCGACGGCCGGGCGTACCAGCAGGATGCGGCGCACCTGCTCGCGCTCCAGGGCATCCACGGCGCAGGCCACGGCCAGGTACGTCTTGCCGGTACCGGCGGGGCCGATGCCGAAGTTGATGTCGTTGGCCAGGATTTCCTTCACGTAGCGCTGCTGGTTGACACCGCGCGGGCGGATGTTGCCCTTGCGCGTACGCAGCGAGACGCTGACTTCATTGACGGCCGGGTTGTCGAGGGTCTCGACGGTCGACTCCTGCAGGTACAGGTGGACGGTTTCCGGTGACAGCTCGGAGGCCTTGGCTTCGCGATAGAGGCGGCGCAGCAACTGTTCGGCAGCCGAGGTGGTCTTGGGCTCGCCGATCAGTTCGAACTGATTGCCACGGTTGCGGATTTCGATGGCCAGGCGCTGTTCGATCAGGCGCAGGTGCTCGTCGAACTGGCCGCACAGGTTGGCGAAGCGGTGGGCCTCGAAGGGCTCGAGGATGAAGCGATGGGGTTGTATGGGTGCGTTCAAGGTCGTTTTTAGCCGCTCGACGGCAATGGATGTGAACTCAAGAATAACCCTTGAAGGGCGGTGGCGAAAGCACTGAAACGATCAAGGGACAGGTATCTGGTGCCGCATTCGCGGGTAAACCCGCTCCCACGAGGTTAACCGCCATTCGGTGGGAGCGGGTTCATCCGCGAAAAGGCCAGTCACCGATCATCATTGAACCAACGAGCCGACCAACGAATGCGGCTTGGCCTCTTCGATCCGTACATCCACCAACTGGCCGATCAACGCAGGATTGTCGCAGTGGAAGTTGACGATTCGATTATTCTCGGTACGCCCCTGCAGTTTGCCCGGGTCGCGCTTGGAGAAGTCGGTGACCAGGATGCGCTGGATGCTGCCGACCATGCGTCGGCTGATCTCGAACCCCTGCTGGTCGATGCGGTGCTGCAGCCGTTGCAGGCGCTGTTTCTTCACCTCTTCGGGGGTGTCGTCCGCCAGCTCCGCCGCCGGGGTGCCCGGGCGGGCGCTGTAGACGAACGAGAAGGAGAAGTCGAAGCCGACCTCCGCCACCAGCTTCATGGTCTGCTCGAAGTCTTTTTCGGTCTCGCCGGGGAAGCCGACGATGAAGTCCGAACTGATGCAGATGTCCGGTACCGCGGCCTTGAGCTTGCGCAGCTTGGACTTGTATTCAAGGATCGTGTGGTTGCGCTTCATGGCCGCCAGCACGCGGTCGGAGCCGGCCTGCACCGGCAGGTGCAGGTGCTTGACCAACTGCGGAACCTCGGCATGGGCCTGGATCAGGCTGTCGGAGAACTCCAGCGGGTGCGAGGTGGTGTAGCGGATCCGCTCGATACCGTCCACCGCTGCCACGACGCGGATCAGTTCGGCCAGGTCGGCCAGGCGCCCGTCGTGGGTCAGGCCGCGGTAGCCGTTGACGTTCTGGCCCAGCAGTGTGATCTCACGCACGCCGTTCTCGGCCAGGTGGATCACCTCCGCCAGGACGTCATCGAACGGCCGGCTGACTTCGGTACCGCGGGTGTAGGGCACCACGCAGAAGGTGCAGTACTTGCTGCAGCCCTCCATGACCGAGACGAACGCGGTCGGCCCGTCGATGCGGGGCTCGGGGAGGTGGTCGAACTTCTCGATCTCCGGGAACGACACGTCGACCTGCGGCAGGCGGGTGCTACGGGCGGCGTCGATCATCTCGGGCAGGCGGTGCAGGGTCTGCGGGCCGAACACCACGTCGACATAGGGCGCACGCTTGCGCAGCGCCTCGCCTTCCTGGCTGGCGACGCAGCCGCCGACGGCGATGACCATGTCCGGGTTGCGGTCCTTCAGGGCGCGCCAGCGACCGAGCTTGGAGTACACCTGGTCCTGGGCCTTTTCGCGGATCGAGCAGGTGTTGAGCAGGATGACGTCGGCATCATCGGGATGCTCGGTCACCTCCAGGGCCTGGTATTCGCCCAGCAGGTCGACCATGCGCGAGCTGTCATACTCGTTCATCTGGCAACCGTGGGTTTCAATGTAGAGCTTCTTGGCCATGGCGAATCATCTGCTGCGGGTGCTGAAAGGGCCGCACATTATAGAGACCGGGGCGGGTGCTTAACAGGCCAGGCGGTCTGCTATGATGCCGGCCTTTTCCTATCTTTATGTCGTTTCTTTCGATCATGAGCAAACGCGAACCCGCTATCTACAAAGTGATCTTCCTGAACCAGGGCCAGGTTTTCGAGATGTACGCCAAGCAGATCTACCAGAGCGACCTGTGGGGGTTCCTGGAGATCGAGGAATTCGTCTTCGGCGAGCGCTCCCAGGTGGTAGTCGACCCCAGCGAAGAGAAGCTCAAGGCGCAGTTCGAAGGCGTGGTGCGCAGCTTCGTGCCGATGCATTCGATCGTGCGTATCGATGAGGTGGAGCGCCTGGGTACCGCGAAGATCAGCGAGGCCAAGGGGGGCGGCAACGTGATGCCATTCCCGATGCCGATGCCGGAGAAGTAGGCGGCCCGTCAGGGCAGGGGAGAGAACGGCGTACGCCCTTCGGCGTTCTGCAGTTCCAGCAGGTATTTGCGGAAGATCTGGCCAAGCACCTGGGTGGCATGCTCGAGTTCGTCGCGGGGCATCTGCTCGGTGACTTCGTCGGCCATGTCCAGGGCGTCTTCATCGCCATTGACCGCGGCCATCTTCAGCAGGATATAGGCCTGCACATTGTTGGCCGGGACCCCTTCGCCATGGAAGAACATAGCGCCCAGGCGGTATTGAGCCTGGGCCTGGCCTTGCAGCGAGGCCTTCTCGAACCAGTTGACGGCTTTTTTCAGGTCCTTGGGGGCCTGGGTGCCACTGTAGTAGAACTCGCCCAGTTCATACTGTGCCTGGGCATCCCCCGATTCTGCCGTCCGCTCGCAGGCCTTCAGGGCATTCTCCAGGTCCTCTGGCTGGGTATTGAGGGTGCAGCGTCCCGTCGCTGGAATGAGCAACGAGTTGCCGCCCTCCGCCAGGGCCAGCAGGGGCTGAAGAAGCAGCAGGCAGCCCAGGGTAAGGGCTCGGCCGGTGCGGTTCATGGGGATCGACTTACCT contains:
- the ybeY gene encoding rRNA maturation RNase YbeY, with the translated sequence MLELDLQRATDAAAPDDAAFRRWCELALRQRSADSEMTIRLVDEAEGRALNHTYRHKDYATNVLSFPADVPDELLDIPLLGDLVICVPVVEREAAEQGKALEAHWAHLVIHGCLHLLGYDHIEDDEAEEMEALERTLLAELGHPDPYADDEITPPATKDHE
- a CDS encoding PhoH family protein: MNAPIQPHRFILEPFEAHRFANLCGQFDEHLRLIEQRLAIEIRNRGNQFELIGEPKTTSAAEQLLRRLYREAKASELSPETVHLYLQESTVETLDNPAVNEVSVSLRTRKGNIRPRGVNQQRYVKEILANDINFGIGPAGTGKTYLAVACAVDALEREQVRRILLVRPAVEAGEKLGFLPGDLAQKIDPYLRPLYDALYEMLGFEHVAKLIERQVIEIAPLAYMRGRTLNNSFIILDESQNTTLEQMKMFLTRIGFGSTAVITGDITQVDLPRGTKSGLAHVIEVLKDVPGISFTHFQPKDVVRHPLVQRIVEAYDRFDARQAKPEAPAQDA
- the miaB gene encoding tRNA (N6-isopentenyl adenosine(37)-C2)-methylthiotransferase MiaB; protein product: MAKKLYIETHGCQMNEYDSSRMVDLLGEYQALEVTEHPDDADVILLNTCSIREKAQDQVYSKLGRWRALKDRNPDMVIAVGGCVASQEGEALRKRAPYVDVVFGPQTLHRLPEMIDAARSTRLPQVDVSFPEIEKFDHLPEPRIDGPTAFVSVMEGCSKYCTFCVVPYTRGTEVSRPFDDVLAEVIHLAENGVREITLLGQNVNGYRGLTHDGRLADLAELIRVVAAVDGIERIRYTTSHPLEFSDSLIQAHAEVPQLVKHLHLPVQAGSDRVLAAMKRNHTILEYKSKLRKLKAAVPDICISSDFIVGFPGETEKDFEQTMKLVAEVGFDFSFSFVYSARPGTPAAELADDTPEEVKKQRLQRLQHRIDQQGFEISRRMVGSIQRILVTDFSKRDPGKLQGRTENNRIVNFHCDNPALIGQLVDVRIEEAKPHSLVGSLVQ
- a CDS encoding DUF1820 family protein codes for the protein MSKREPAIYKVIFLNQGQVFEMYAKQIYQSDLWGFLEIEEFVFGERSQVVVDPSEEKLKAQFEGVVRSFVPMHSIVRIDEVERLGTAKISEAKGGGNVMPFPMPMPEK
- a CDS encoding tetratricopeptide repeat protein; amino-acid sequence: MNRTGRALTLGCLLLLQPLLALAEGGNSLLIPATGRCTLNTQPEDLENALKACERTAESGDAQAQYELGEFYYSGTQAPKDLKKAVNWFEKASLQGQAQAQYRLGAMFFHGEGVPANNVQAYILLKMAAVNGDEDALDMADEVTEQMPRDELEHATQVLGQIFRKYLLELQNAEGRTPFSPLP